One genomic window of Candidatus Baltobacteraceae bacterium includes the following:
- a CDS encoding DUF2600 family protein has product MRDEIAWAVRHVLLSPGRLRFLVDDGPFTPANIVRFLRTIVPHARLELDGIRSLAGSIRDDALRDEALASIDGKAYHVAGGCILATFLPRTKARAYVELIAPLESIYDYLDNLCDRHADVPVEAYPVLHQAIADALDPNASPRDYYALGPAGQDNGYLERLVTRVQRSLRRIAGHEALLPILREAAQLYAEMQTYKHYPAGEREHACRQWFAARKDGRVADLEWYEFACAAGSQFQVYAPLYELFAGRADSAAAAYGAHFPAVAALHVLLDSFIDQAEDREHGELNFAAAYPSPATMRERAGYLAGLARRRFATLPERRPHEFVLRVMSLFYLTHPKVYAQGLNGEAEALLRTIDG; this is encoded by the coding sequence GTGCGCGATGAGATCGCATGGGCCGTGCGTCACGTGCTCCTCAGTCCGGGTCGCCTGCGCTTCCTCGTGGACGACGGACCCTTCACCCCGGCGAACATCGTGCGCTTCTTACGGACGATCGTGCCGCACGCGCGATTGGAACTCGACGGAATCCGCTCGCTCGCCGGCTCGATTCGCGACGACGCCCTGCGCGACGAAGCGCTCGCGAGCATCGACGGCAAAGCCTACCACGTTGCCGGCGGATGCATTCTCGCGACCTTTCTTCCCCGGACCAAAGCGCGCGCATACGTCGAGTTGATCGCGCCGCTCGAATCGATCTACGACTATCTCGACAATCTGTGCGACCGCCACGCCGACGTTCCGGTCGAAGCGTATCCCGTGCTCCATCAGGCCATCGCCGACGCGCTCGATCCGAACGCGTCGCCGCGCGACTACTACGCGCTCGGACCGGCGGGTCAGGATAACGGTTATCTGGAGCGGCTCGTCACGCGCGTGCAGCGGTCCTTACGCCGCATCGCCGGACACGAAGCGCTGCTGCCGATCTTGCGCGAAGCCGCGCAGTTATACGCGGAGATGCAGACCTACAAACACTATCCGGCCGGCGAACGCGAGCACGCGTGCCGCCAATGGTTCGCGGCGCGCAAGGACGGCCGCGTTGCCGATTTGGAATGGTACGAGTTCGCGTGCGCGGCGGGATCGCAGTTCCAAGTCTATGCGCCGCTCTACGAGCTGTTTGCCGGACGAGCCGACTCGGCGGCGGCCGCGTACGGCGCGCATTTCCCGGCCGTCGCCGCGCTTCACGTGCTGCTCGACTCGTTCATCGATCAAGCCGAGGATCGCGAGCACGGCGAGCTCAACTTCGCGGCCGCCTACCCGTCGCCGGCGACAATGCGCGAGCGGGCCGGCTATTTGGCCGGCCTGGCCAGGCGCCGCTTCGCGACGCTCCCGGAACGACGGCCGCACGAGTTCGTTCTGCGGGTCATGTCGCTCTTCTACCTCACGCATCCGAAGGTTTACGCGCAGGGTCTCAACGGCGAAGCCGAGGCGCTGCTGCGCACGATCGACGGATAA
- a CDS encoding M28 family peptidase, whose translation MPYRWIAAALAACLVLSAGSARADNGAPDDRQIEQFLVTIPTSQGALDDSARLNQEAHYPGSSGDYKMAVWMRDTLASYGFDASIERVYAQVPILKKAVLQLLVKPHVDFDLKEAGLAQDPDASRGDAGVPFNAWSGSGDVTAPLAYANHGRDEDYRALTSAGVDVHGRLVLVRYGGEFRGDIARRAMAHGAAGVLLYSDPADRDGIDHGVAYPSGPYRPLGSVQRGSLGAPALKIPVLPVSALTAARLLEDVAGPEGPQAWRGGLGASYALGTSRDLVHMRVDESYNWIWLWNTIGVLRGEDASRSVILGGHRDAWVYGVTDNGSGISTLLEAARALGYVYHEGWRPKYSIEIGGWDGEEIGEVGSNSFVRTHYWALRRGCIAYVNADETATGNFFYTTAAAALAPLAPPIARMVSDPRSPSQTVWDKWRAQNGGVQTFAPGGGSDHEPFLHLLGIPTIEMAFAGPFGAYHSAFDDLTYATTQADPHFANHQALSQMLALLAYKLTSDDQLPYRFDAYVPSMRQALASLANNNGTGVSFAPISQAIDRFAGVSIGASSDKAIDAVHRLDLLFYGSQGYAEVAFPTLTEAMESGDRSSVQRAVDQTAGEIESIARSLQ comes from the coding sequence ATGCCGTATCGCTGGATCGCCGCCGCGCTCGCCGCCTGCCTCGTGCTGTCCGCTGGAAGCGCACGCGCCGATAACGGCGCCCCGGACGACCGCCAGATCGAGCAGTTTCTCGTTACTATTCCCACGTCGCAGGGTGCACTCGACGACTCGGCACGCCTGAACCAGGAAGCGCATTATCCCGGAAGCAGCGGCGATTACAAGATGGCCGTTTGGATGCGCGACACGTTGGCGTCGTACGGTTTCGACGCGTCGATCGAGCGAGTCTACGCGCAAGTCCCGATTCTCAAGAAAGCCGTGCTGCAGCTGCTCGTGAAGCCGCACGTGGATTTCGATCTCAAAGAGGCCGGTTTGGCGCAGGATCCCGACGCGTCTCGCGGCGACGCGGGCGTGCCGTTCAACGCATGGAGCGGTTCGGGTGACGTTACGGCGCCGCTCGCGTACGCCAACCACGGGCGCGACGAAGACTATCGAGCGCTGACGTCGGCGGGCGTCGACGTCCATGGACGCCTCGTGCTCGTGCGTTACGGCGGCGAGTTTCGCGGCGACATCGCGCGCCGCGCAATGGCCCATGGCGCGGCCGGCGTCCTCCTGTACTCCGACCCGGCAGACCGCGACGGCATCGATCACGGCGTTGCGTATCCCTCGGGCCCTTATCGCCCGCTTGGATCGGTGCAGCGCGGCAGCCTCGGCGCACCCGCGCTGAAGATCCCGGTACTGCCCGTGAGCGCGCTTACCGCCGCGCGTCTGCTCGAGGACGTAGCCGGTCCGGAGGGTCCGCAAGCATGGCGCGGCGGACTCGGCGCATCGTACGCGCTCGGAACGAGCCGCGACCTCGTGCACATGCGCGTCGATGAGTCGTACAACTGGATCTGGTTGTGGAATACGATCGGCGTTCTTCGCGGCGAAGACGCTTCACGCAGCGTGATTTTGGGCGGACACCGCGACGCGTGGGTGTACGGCGTCACCGACAACGGATCGGGCATCTCAACGCTGCTCGAGGCGGCGCGCGCGCTCGGATACGTCTACCACGAAGGCTGGCGACCCAAGTATTCCATCGAGATTGGCGGCTGGGACGGCGAAGAGATCGGCGAGGTGGGCTCCAACTCGTTCGTTCGAACGCATTACTGGGCGTTGCGGCGTGGATGCATCGCCTACGTCAACGCCGACGAAACTGCGACCGGCAACTTCTTCTACACCACGGCTGCCGCCGCGCTCGCGCCGCTCGCTCCGCCGATCGCGCGCATGGTTTCCGATCCGCGCTCGCCTTCGCAAACCGTGTGGGATAAATGGCGCGCACAGAACGGCGGAGTTCAAACGTTCGCGCCGGGCGGCGGGTCGGATCACGAACCGTTCTTACACTTGCTCGGCATTCCGACCATAGAAATGGCATTTGCCGGACCGTTCGGCGCGTATCACTCCGCCTTCGACGATTTAACCTATGCGACGACGCAGGCCGATCCGCATTTCGCCAACCATCAAGCGCTCTCGCAGATGCTGGCATTGCTTGCCTACAAACTCACTTCAGACGACCAGCTGCCGTATCGTTTCGACGCCTACGTGCCGTCGATGCGTCAGGCGCTCGCGTCGCTGGCAAACAACAACGGAACCGGCGTCAGCTTCGCACCGATCTCACAGGCGATCGACCGTTTCGCCGGCGTTTCGATCGGGGCGTCGTCGGACAAGGCGATCGACGCCGTACACCGTCTAGACCTGCTCTTCTACGGCAGCCAAGGGTATGCCGAAGTCGCTTTTCCTACGCTGACCGAAGCGATGGAAAGCGGAGACCGCTCGTCGGTCCAGCGCGCAGTCGACCAAACCGCCGGCGAAATAGAGTCGATCGCCCGCAGTCTTCAATAG
- a CDS encoding TIGR01777 family oxidoreductase translates to MRVAVLGVSGFIGSRLAAVLRARGDVVEPLSLRDPAAAAEAAAQCDAVVNVAGETIAQRWSSTVKHRLEYSRTELPRRFLEQLGRHDKRPAAYVSASAVGYYGTSETGTFDESSPPGEDFLARLCAQWEAEASRARDLGMRVAIVRCGVVLDTGGGALAKMLPPFRAGLGGIVGNGRQWISWIHIADAMRVYALAIDRVDGAVDATAPNPVTNAALTHALGAAIGRPTFAPVPKIALRALLGEGAVVVLEGQRVLPTRLLEEYAFEFRFTEIDAALRNLFHSDAKL, encoded by the coding sequence GTGAGAGTCGCCGTACTTGGGGTTTCCGGTTTTATCGGCAGCCGATTGGCGGCTGTGCTGCGCGCGCGCGGCGACGTCGTCGAACCGCTATCGCTGCGCGATCCAGCAGCCGCGGCCGAGGCCGCCGCGCAATGCGATGCCGTCGTCAACGTCGCGGGCGAAACGATCGCGCAACGCTGGTCGTCAACCGTCAAGCACCGGCTCGAATACAGCCGAACCGAGCTGCCGCGGCGGTTTCTCGAGCAGCTCGGCCGTCACGACAAGCGGCCCGCCGCGTACGTATCGGCCTCGGCGGTCGGCTATTACGGAACGAGCGAAACGGGGACGTTCGACGAGTCCAGTCCTCCCGGTGAAGATTTCCTGGCGCGGCTGTGCGCGCAGTGGGAGGCGGAGGCGTCGCGCGCACGCGATCTCGGCATGCGCGTCGCTATCGTGCGCTGCGGCGTCGTCTTGGATACCGGCGGTGGCGCCCTTGCAAAGATGCTGCCGCCGTTTCGAGCCGGTCTCGGCGGTATCGTGGGCAACGGGCGCCAATGGATCTCCTGGATTCACATCGCCGACGCGATGCGCGTCTACGCGCTCGCGATCGATCGCGTCGACGGCGCGGTTGACGCGACTGCGCCGAACCCCGTAACCAATGCCGCGCTCACGCACGCGCTCGGCGCGGCGATCGGACGTCCGACGTTCGCGCCGGTTCCCAAGATCGCATTACGCGCGTTGCTGGGTGAAGGTGCCGTCGTGGTGCTCGAAGGTCAGCGCGTACTTCCGACGCGCTTGCTCGAAGAGTACGCGTTCGAGTTTCGGTTTACGGAGATCGACGCAGCGCTACGGAACCTGTTCCATAGCGACGCGAAACTCTAA
- a CDS encoding MBL fold metallo-hydrolase: MRGNRVTLDQLSKTTGISAASITAWLKDDGAADGDQARAIARALRLDPGKFADTAAQRWYPPPIERDDVRHHPHDPHPSNGYVFFLDGGRRSALVDPAGVPANLLRVLRKGDYHLQYILITHKHADHCDATADVASAFPQAQIVMHKADVDAIGGLAKNATLVRDGEDLPFGDAASVRMLHTPGHTDGSSCYLFQGMLFSGDTLFAASVGGAFGDESTYDDILNGVRSKIFTLPDDTVLMPGHGPPSTIALEKAHNPFF, encoded by the coding sequence ATGCGCGGTAATAGAGTCACACTGGATCAGCTGTCAAAAACGACCGGCATATCGGCCGCGAGCATCACGGCGTGGCTCAAGGACGACGGTGCCGCAGACGGCGATCAAGCTCGCGCGATCGCCCGCGCGTTACGGCTCGATCCCGGCAAGTTCGCCGACACCGCGGCGCAACGCTGGTATCCGCCGCCGATCGAACGCGACGACGTCCGCCACCATCCGCACGATCCGCATCCGAGCAACGGCTACGTCTTTTTTCTCGACGGCGGACGGCGCAGCGCGCTGGTCGATCCGGCGGGCGTTCCGGCCAATCTCCTGCGCGTCTTACGCAAGGGCGATTATCACCTGCAATACATTCTGATCACGCACAAGCACGCCGACCATTGTGACGCCACCGCCGACGTCGCATCGGCGTTCCCGCAGGCGCAAATCGTCATGCATAAGGCCGACGTCGACGCTATCGGCGGCTTAGCCAAGAACGCGACGCTCGTCCGCGACGGTGAAGATCTGCCGTTCGGCGATGCAGCGTCGGTGCGCATGCTGCACACGCCCGGACACACCGACGGTTCGTCGTGCTATCTCTTCCAAGGGATGCTTTTTAGCGGCGATACGCTATTTGCCGCGAGCGTCGGAGGTGCGTTCGGCGACGAAAGCACCTACGACGACATTCTCAACGGCGTGCGCAGCAAGATCTTCACTTTGCCCGACGATACCGTTCTCATGCCGGGGCACGGACCGCCGTCGACGATCGCTTTAGAAAAAGCGCACAATCCGTTCTTTTAG
- the trxB gene encoding thioredoxin-disulfide reductase, which yields MESVVIIGSGPAGLTAAVYAARANLKPLVLAGGLYGGQLMLTTEVENYPGFPEGIMGPDLMMRFREQAERFGARIENVDVTSVEFNAKPLAVRTPDAQYQAKTVIVATGASARWLDIPGEERLRGRGVSTCATCDGAFFRDRQIVVVGGGDSAMEEALFLTRFGKHVTVIHRRDGLRASKIMADRARSHEKIGFIWNTVVEEALGDGQLKALRLHNLADGSRSEFEADALFIAIGHTPNTDIFKGQLDLDEAGYIVSADSVTTNVEGVFVAGDVNDIRYKQAVTAAGAGCRAAMDAEKYLEALEFRVAMEQVP from the coding sequence ATGGAAAGCGTCGTCATCATCGGATCCGGTCCGGCGGGACTCACGGCCGCAGTCTACGCCGCACGAGCGAATCTCAAGCCGCTCGTCTTGGCGGGCGGCCTTTACGGCGGCCAGCTGATGCTCACGACCGAAGTCGAGAACTACCCCGGTTTCCCCGAAGGCATCATGGGCCCCGACTTGATGATGCGTTTCCGCGAGCAGGCCGAACGTTTCGGCGCGCGGATCGAAAACGTCGACGTAACGTCGGTTGAGTTCAATGCCAAACCCTTGGCCGTGCGCACGCCCGATGCGCAGTATCAAGCAAAGACGGTGATCGTCGCCACCGGCGCGAGCGCCCGCTGGCTCGACATTCCCGGCGAAGAGCGGCTGCGCGGCCGCGGCGTCTCGACCTGCGCGACCTGCGATGGCGCATTTTTCCGCGACAGACAGATCGTCGTCGTCGGCGGCGGCGACTCCGCCATGGAAGAAGCGCTGTTTCTCACGCGTTTCGGCAAACATGTGACCGTCATCCACCGCCGGGACGGATTGCGCGCCAGCAAGATCATGGCCGACCGTGCGCGCTCCCACGAAAAGATCGGCTTTATTTGGAACACGGTCGTCGAAGAAGCCCTCGGCGACGGGCAGCTCAAAGCGCTGCGCCTGCACAACCTCGCCGACGGCAGCCGTTCGGAGTTTGAAGCTGATGCGCTCTTCATCGCGATCGGTCACACGCCCAACACGGATATTTTCAAAGGCCAGCTCGATCTCGACGAAGCGGGCTATATCGTTTCGGCCGACAGTGTGACCACGAACGTGGAGGGTGTCTTCGTTGCGGGCGACGTGAACGACATTCGGTACAAGCAGGCCGTGACCGCCGCCGGCGCCGGTTGCCGTGCCGCGATGGACGCCGAAAAGTATCTCGAGGCGTTAGAGTTTCGCGTCGCTATGGAACAGGTTCCGTAG
- a CDS encoding ABC transporter permease, which yields MNAVGFWTLVRREMVRSLKIINQVIWPPIITTLLYVFVFGLAIGSRIQSVQGVNYAQFLIPGLIMLQVIDSSYGECSSSLFQGRFMNSIQELLVAPMSAVEIVGGYIVGSISRAFLIAGLITILGISLVHAVPHDWALYIGVIALVSVLFSALGLIFGLVAEKFDHIAILTTFVITPLTFVGGVFTSASMLPPVLQKLELVNPIFYTIDAFRRSYTGDSFLAPVYSVGAIVLLAVIAVGVVLRLMATGYKLRV from the coding sequence GTGAACGCCGTCGGATTCTGGACGCTCGTGCGCCGCGAAATGGTGCGCAGCCTCAAGATCATCAACCAGGTCATTTGGCCGCCGATCATCACGACCTTGCTCTACGTGTTCGTCTTCGGCTTGGCGATCGGCAGTCGAATTCAAAGCGTGCAGGGCGTCAACTACGCGCAGTTTCTCATCCCGGGCCTGATCATGCTGCAAGTGATCGATTCGTCCTACGGCGAGTGCTCGAGCTCGCTCTTCCAGGGGCGCTTCATGAACTCGATTCAGGAACTCTTAGTAGCGCCGATGTCGGCGGTCGAGATCGTCGGCGGCTACATCGTCGGCAGTATCTCGCGCGCATTTCTCATTGCGGGACTGATTACGATCCTCGGAATTTCCCTCGTTCACGCGGTGCCTCACGATTGGGCGCTCTACATCGGCGTCATCGCGCTGGTTTCGGTCCTGTTCTCCGCGCTCGGGCTGATCTTCGGCCTCGTGGCGGAGAAGTTCGATCATATCGCCATCTTGACGACGTTCGTCATCACGCCGTTGACGTTCGTCGGCGGCGTCTTTACGTCGGCGTCGATGCTGCCGCCGGTGCTGCAAAAGTTGGAGCTGGTCAATCCGATATTCTATACGATCGATGCGTTTCGGCGCAGTTACACGGGCGACAGCTTCCTGGCCCCCGTGTACTCCGTGGGAGCCATCGTTTTGCTGGCCGTCATTGCCGTCGGCGTCGTGCTGCGGTTGATGGCGACCGGATACAAGCTACGCGTCTGA
- a CDS encoding aminopeptidase P N-terminal domain-containing protein has product MEPYIARRERLAEAIAGGAAVIPSAKTILRNNDTSYPFRQDSDFYYLTGFDEPEAVLVLSPEHPEHRSVLFLRTRDRDREIWDGTRLGVERAAETLGVDTAYPIAEFAERLPEYLIGATTLHYATGRDAATDALVHAAIEAARGRTRQKGRVPRTFADPGIAVHEMRLIKTDREIATMRRAAGITRQGFAAGMRATRPGLHEYEIEALIEAEYLRNGAQFVAYESIVATADNATTLHYVNNRDRLESGALLLVDSGCELDYYATDVTRTWPVDGRFTAEQRSIYELVLAAQEAAIAQVRPGVRRDQFHEAAIRTITEGLIELGLLSGTLDENIEEKHYRRYFMHGTGHWLGLDVHDVGAYRDDEDEAVRLRPGMVTTVEPGVYVRRDLDCPDRFKGIGVRIEDDILVTIDGSENLTAAIPKTVDELEEIVGSEGATLAHR; this is encoded by the coding sequence ATGGAACCCTACATTGCTCGGCGCGAGCGCCTGGCCGAGGCGATAGCCGGCGGCGCCGCCGTCATTCCGTCCGCAAAAACGATCCTACGAAACAACGACACGTCGTATCCATTTCGCCAAGACTCCGACTTCTATTATCTCACCGGCTTCGACGAACCCGAGGCCGTACTGGTGCTTTCGCCCGAACATCCCGAACATCGCAGCGTCCTGTTTCTGCGAACGCGCGATCGGGATCGTGAGATTTGGGACGGCACGCGCTTAGGAGTCGAGCGCGCAGCCGAAACGTTGGGCGTCGACACGGCCTATCCGATCGCCGAGTTCGCGGAACGGTTGCCGGAGTATCTGATCGGCGCGACGACCTTGCACTATGCGACCGGCAGAGACGCCGCAACCGACGCACTCGTGCACGCAGCAATCGAGGCCGCGCGCGGCCGCACGCGTCAGAAGGGGCGCGTACCGCGCACGTTTGCCGATCCGGGGATCGCGGTGCACGAGATGCGCCTGATCAAAACCGATCGCGAGATCGCGACCATGCGCCGGGCCGCGGGCATTACGCGACAAGGTTTTGCGGCCGGCATGCGCGCGACGCGGCCGGGTCTCCACGAGTACGAAATCGAGGCGCTCATCGAGGCCGAATACCTACGCAACGGCGCGCAGTTCGTCGCCTACGAATCGATCGTCGCTACCGCCGACAACGCCACGACCTTGCACTACGTCAATAATCGCGACCGCCTCGAATCGGGAGCGCTGCTGTTGGTCGATTCCGGCTGCGAGCTCGATTACTATGCGACCGACGTCACGCGCACGTGGCCCGTCGACGGGCGCTTTACGGCCGAGCAGCGTTCGATCTACGAACTCGTCCTGGCGGCACAGGAAGCGGCGATCGCGCAAGTGCGCCCGGGCGTTCGCCGCGATCAATTCCATGAAGCCGCAATTCGCACGATCACCGAGGGCTTGATCGAGCTCGGCTTGCTTTCGGGCACCCTCGATGAGAACATCGAGGAGAAACACTACCGCCGGTACTTCATGCACGGTACGGGTCACTGGCTTGGCCTGGACGTTCACGACGTCGGCGCTTACCGCGACGACGAAGACGAAGCCGTGCGACTGCGGCCGGGGATGGTCACGACCGTCGAGCCCGGTGTGTACGTTCGGCGCGATCTCGACTGTCCCGATCGTTTCAAGGGTATAGGCGTACGCATCGAAGACGATATTTTGGTTACGATCGACGGCAGCGAAAACTTGACCGCGGCGATTCCGAAAACTGTGGACGAGCTCGAGGAGATCGTCGGCAGCGAAGGAGCCACGCTGGCGCACCGGTGA
- a CDS encoding metallophosphoesterase family protein: MRVAVVSDIHGNLVGLDACLADLQAQGGADAIVAAGDLCLDGPKPKKVLQRLEEVGAQCVRGNTDRYLSEELTEAVDGVDDAQIAWTRNDLGERWISFLRDLPFALRIGDDDNQLLIVHANPKSDDEHLWPDADDEALERFIGEEPAAAIAFGHLHLPYVRLWRGKLLVNVASAGLPKDGDPRACYAILTERDGGWQVKHRRVVFDVKKVATQLADCGIPGSAELIATLRRHRYKRLKSSIP; the protein is encoded by the coding sequence GTGCGCGTTGCGGTCGTTTCGGACATCCACGGTAATCTCGTCGGGCTCGATGCTTGCTTGGCAGACTTGCAGGCACAGGGCGGTGCCGACGCGATCGTTGCGGCCGGCGACCTATGTCTCGACGGTCCTAAGCCCAAGAAGGTGCTGCAGCGTTTGGAAGAAGTCGGCGCGCAGTGCGTGCGCGGCAACACCGATCGGTATCTGTCCGAAGAACTCACCGAAGCGGTCGACGGCGTGGACGACGCCCAAATTGCGTGGACGCGCAACGATCTCGGCGAGCGCTGGATCTCGTTTTTGCGGGATCTGCCCTTCGCGCTGCGCATCGGCGACGACGATAATCAGTTGCTGATCGTGCACGCCAATCCAAAGTCCGACGACGAACATCTCTGGCCCGACGCCGACGACGAGGCTCTCGAACGCTTCATCGGCGAAGAGCCCGCGGCGGCGATCGCCTTCGGCCATTTGCACTTGCCCTACGTGCGTCTGTGGCGCGGCAAGCTGCTCGTGAACGTGGCGTCCGCCGGCCTGCCCAAGGACGGGGACCCGCGTGCCTGCTACGCGATCCTAACCGAGCGCGACGGCGGCTGGCAAGTCAAACACCGCCGCGTCGTCTTCGACGTGAAGAAAGTTGCAACCCAACTGGCCGATTGCGGGATTCCGGGGAGTGCGGAGCTCATCGCGACGCTCCGGCGCCACCGCTACAAACGGCTGAAATCATCGATACCATAA
- a CDS encoding S41 family peptidase, whose amino-acid sequence MRISRRALLGSAGALVAGASALSLPGGGPRTFFGGTPPPHDFAPLGTMFSVAELRAELTWLVDTMREVGAKPFAFADETAFERAYRDRLGRFDRPANAREFFLIAAPLFAGMNDGHVSILLGHEYNEWRDRKGRAFGLLARLREHGLFVETETQSGFPPGTRIDAIDGTPSNALIEALVSLQGAQTLGIRRALIGLNTDYVMRQWFYARDGERSSYEVSATKPDGKRVTAAVATTTTDEVSRTLERAPKQTEANYTFSRIARGRVGYVDYRHCLDKEAFRQFLTQTFSGIKMNPVAGIVIDIRRNGGGDADVNDVLWPFVSNRPFSPGGRFMLKVSSRLKREYGFWLYNMHYFPPAWFLRDGSIAQFDVTRLAAHRPENNPLQFAGPVYLLIGKGTFSSAIGCAQEAKTGGLATIVGEETSPVRHTGEVYSGYSPRVGVAFGFTTKYYNDDPFKDGEGVVPDVTIVPTEADDRAGRDPVLDYAVDRILRHSAT is encoded by the coding sequence ATGCGAATTTCGCGGCGCGCGTTACTAGGCTCCGCCGGTGCGCTCGTTGCGGGAGCGAGCGCGCTGTCGCTTCCCGGCGGCGGTCCGCGCACGTTTTTTGGCGGTACGCCCCCACCGCATGATTTCGCTCCGCTCGGCACGATGTTTTCGGTCGCTGAGCTGCGCGCCGAGCTGACGTGGCTCGTCGATACGATGCGTGAAGTCGGCGCCAAGCCGTTCGCGTTCGCCGATGAAACCGCGTTCGAGCGTGCCTATCGCGATCGGCTCGGCCGCTTCGACCGTCCGGCAAACGCGCGAGAGTTCTTCCTCATCGCGGCGCCGTTGTTTGCCGGGATGAACGACGGGCACGTTTCGATTCTCTTAGGGCACGAATATAACGAGTGGCGCGACCGGAAAGGGCGCGCGTTTGGGCTGCTGGCCCGCCTTCGCGAACACGGTTTGTTCGTTGAGACCGAGACCCAGAGCGGCTTCCCGCCGGGAACGAGAATCGACGCGATCGACGGAACGCCTTCGAATGCGCTTATTGAGGCCCTCGTTTCGCTGCAGGGCGCGCAAACTCTAGGAATTCGGCGCGCGCTCATCGGTCTGAATACCGACTACGTCATGCGCCAGTGGTTCTACGCGCGCGACGGGGAACGGAGCAGCTACGAGGTGAGCGCTACGAAACCAGACGGTAAGCGCGTCACTGCCGCCGTTGCGACGACGACCACCGATGAGGTGTCGCGCACGCTCGAGCGCGCTCCGAAGCAAACCGAAGCGAACTATACATTTTCCCGTATTGCCCGAGGGCGCGTCGGTTACGTCGACTACCGTCATTGCCTCGACAAGGAAGCGTTCCGGCAGTTCCTCACGCAGACGTTTAGCGGCATAAAGATGAATCCCGTTGCGGGAATCGTCATCGATATTCGGCGCAACGGCGGGGGCGACGCGGACGTCAACGACGTCTTGTGGCCGTTCGTTTCCAACAGGCCGTTTTCGCCCGGTGGCCGGTTTATGCTAAAAGTCAGCAGCCGTCTCAAACGCGAATACGGGTTTTGGCTCTATAATATGCACTATTTTCCGCCGGCGTGGTTCCTGCGCGACGGCTCGATCGCGCAGTTTGACGTCACGCGGTTGGCAGCGCATCGGCCCGAAAATAATCCGCTGCAATTCGCCGGTCCGGTGTATCTCTTGATCGGCAAAGGCACGTTTTCATCGGCCATCGGATGCGCCCAAGAAGCCAAGACGGGCGGACTAGCGACTATCGTCGGCGAGGAAACCTCGCCCGTGCGTCACACCGGCGAGGTGTACTCAGGATATTCGCCGAGAGTCGGCGTCGCGTTCGGATTCACCACCAAATACTACAATGACGACCCCTTTAAAGACGGCGAGGGCGTCGTTCCCGACGTGACGATCGTGCCGACCGAGGCCGACGACCGCGCGGGCCGCGATCCGGTACTCGACTACGCCGTCGACCGAATTCTCCGTCACTCGGCCACATAA
- a CDS encoding ABC transporter ATP-binding protein gives MRDSGECGAHRDAPAPPLQTAEIIDTINTNGKRAPAIEIDRLVKRYADFTAVDDVSLRVEAGEFFGFLGPNGAGKTTTINAIVALAQRTSGRISIFGYDNVTQWREARLLIGLAPQEFNFDRYLSIRDVLIYAAGYFGLRGKDVADRADALLERFGLTSKANVEYTRLSGGQKRRLTLARALIHEPELLILDEPTAGVDIELRLELWAWLKSLNAEGLTIFLTTHYLEEAEELCKRIAIIQRGRIVTEKPTHELLADGASLQDVFLELTRDEEVRA, from the coding sequence TTGCGGGATTCCGGGGAGTGCGGAGCTCATCGCGACGCTCCGGCGCCACCGCTACAAACGGCTGAAATCATCGATACCATAAACACCAACGGCAAACGCGCGCCTGCAATCGAAATCGATCGCCTCGTCAAACGGTATGCGGACTTCACCGCCGTCGACGACGTGTCGCTGCGCGTGGAAGCCGGCGAGTTCTTTGGTTTTCTAGGTCCCAACGGCGCGGGCAAAACGACGACCATCAACGCGATCGTCGCGTTGGCGCAGCGGACCTCCGGACGCATCTCCATTTTCGGTTACGACAACGTCACGCAGTGGCGCGAAGCTAGACTGCTGATCGGACTTGCACCGCAAGAGTTCAACTTCGATCGGTACTTGTCGATCCGCGACGTCCTGATCTACGCGGCGGGCTACTTCGGTTTGCGCGGAAAGGACGTTGCCGATCGAGCCGACGCACTGCTCGAGCGCTTCGGACTCACGTCGAAAGCCAACGTGGAATACACGCGCCTTTCAGGCGGTCAGAAGCGGCGACTGACCCTAGCGCGGGCGCTCATCCACGAACCGGAACTGCTCATTTTGGACGAGCCGACCGCCGGCGTGGACATCGAGCTTCGGCTCGAACTCTGGGCATGGTTGAAGTCGCTCAACGCCGAGGGCCTCACGATCTTTCTCACCACGCACTATTTGGAAGAAGCCGAAGAACTCTGCAAGCGTATCGCCATCATTCAGCGCGGACGGATCGTCACGGAGAAGCCGACGCACGAGCTCTTGGCCGACGGAGCGTCGCTGCAAGACGTGTTTCTCGAACTCACGCGCGACGAGGAAGTGCGCGCGTGA